The Choloepus didactylus isolate mChoDid1 chromosome 13, mChoDid1.pri, whole genome shotgun sequence genome contains a region encoding:
- the CDKN2AIPNL gene encoding CDKN2AIP N-terminal-like protein, protein MVGGEAAAAVEELVLGVRQATDYAEQFRSYSESEKQWKARMEFILRHLPDYRDPPDGGGRLDQLLSLSMVWANHLFLGCSYNKDLLDKVMEMADGIEVEDLPQFTTRSELMKKHQS, encoded by the exons ATGGTGGGTGGCGAGGCGGCCGCTGCGGTGGAAGAGCTGGTTTTGGGGGTGCGGCAGGCGACCGACTACGCGGAACAGTTCCGTTCCTACTCCGAGAGCGAAAAGCAATGGAAGGCCCGGATGGAGTTCATCCTCCGTCACCTTCCCGACTACCGCGACCCGCCCGACGGCGGCGGACGCCTGGACCAGCTGCTCTCCCTCTCCATGGTCTGGGCCAACCACCTTTTCCTGGGCTGCAG TTACAACAAAGATCTTTTAGACAAGGTGATGGAAATGGCTGATGGAATTGAAGTGGAAGACCTGCCACAGTTTACTACCAGAAGTGAATTAATGAAAAAG CATCAAAGCTAA